DNA sequence from the Planctomycetia bacterium genome:
CGCCGCGCGGCGCTGTCTTGCCGGCGTTGGGACGTGCCGCGGCGCGGGGAGGCTCGGCGGCTGGTTGTTGGAGCGGTACCGGCACCAGTTGCCAGCCCGGCGGCGTGACCGGTTTGCTGAAGTCCTTTTGCAGGAATTGGAACTTCGGATTGATGACCGGCGTGCCGAAGACATGCACGGTGCGCGACTTGCCGTCTGGGTGATAAATCTGTAAGCCCAGCATCGTCAGCGACTCGGCGTCGAGAATGACTTGCGCGCGGCGATAATTCTGCGCGTCGGCCTGAAACTTCGGAGTTGCTTCGAGCAGCAGTTGGCCCGGTTGCGGCTTGACACCTGGTGGATCGATACGCAGCCAGTAGCGCGCCTTGAGCTTAGCGGCCTCGGTGCCGAACAAAAACGGCAGCGGTCCGTCTTCGATGCCTTTGCCCTGTAGTTGCGGCGGCAACTCGTGCGCTTCAACGCGCTTCTTGTCCGGATTGAAGAGAAAGATAGTCTTGCCGTCGGTCACCCAGTGGTCGACTTCGACGTCCTTGTCGTCGCGCGTTACATACAGCCCTTTATCGGGACGCTTGTATTTGATTTCGCCGGTGGTTTTGACCGCTACTGCCGCTTGATTGCCGGGTGCCTGGGGTGCGGCGGCGATGGCGTTTTGCCGGTATTCGAGGCGCGTAAAAGACACGGAAAACTGATCGATCTTCTTGCCTGCCGCTTCCCAGGCCTGGAGCAATTGATCCAACTGGGCTTCTTCTTGCGGCGATAACTGAAACGGCGCACGCGGCGCACCTGCCGGCACGTTGATATTGGGTCCCGGACGTTGGGCCGGAGCCTGGGCGGTGCGCGCCGCTGGTGCGGCTTGCCGCGTGGTATTCCGCTGCACGGGGACGCGCTGCGTTTGCGCGGCGAGGCCGTTCGTCAAACCGGCGACGAGCGCCAAACTCAGAGAGCCCGAAAGAATTCGTTGCATCGCCCGCCTCCATGCGTGGCAGATTGAAGCGTTACACGGCGGAGCGGCGCGCAACGGCCGCGCGCAGCATCCACCGGGGCGAGATTGTAGCGGCCGATGGTCGAAACGCCCAAGAGCGGTTTCGCGGTCTAGTTGGCGGGCTCGGTAAGCTGGCGAACTTCGCGCAAGATGCGGGTATGAATGGCGAAGAGGCCGCGCATGCGTTGCATGCCGAGGGCCTCAGCCAAGCCAAAGTGTTGGACCAGATCGCTCGGCGTGGCGAGGATTTCATCCGGCGCCGCGCCGTCGAAGGCGCTCACGAGGATGCCGACAAAGCCCTTCACGGTCGGAGCTTCCGGGGCGACGTCGGCGTGAATCCGCACCTGTCCGTCGGCCAGTTCGACCCATAAGAAGACCGGCGTTTGGCACTCTGGCACGCGGTGCAGGCCCGCGTCGCGCTCCGCGCGATACGTCTCCGGCAGCGCGGGCAGGCTCTCGGAAAAATCGAGCAGCATGATCAAACGCTCTCGCGGTTCGCAGTCGGCGAATTCGGCTTGAAGCCCGGCGAGCTTTTCTTGAACGGTAGGCATGAGGCAAAGTTGTAGGGACAAGATGAAATGGACGAGCGCGATGGTTGACTACTCGGCGCCTTCGTTCGTTGGCGCTTGGCCGAGAATTATCTGTTCAATGCGGCCCTCGCGTTCGATTTCCAGCGACAGCGGGAGCGTGGC
Encoded proteins:
- a CDS encoding SufE family protein, with translation MPTVQEKLAGLQAEFADCEPRERLIMLLDFSESLPALPETYRAERDAGLHRVPECQTPVFLWVELADGQVRIHADVAPEAPTVKGFVGILVSAFDGAAPDEILATPSDLVQHFGLAEALGMQRMRGLFAIHTRILREVRQLTEPAN